A single region of the Duganella sp. BuS-21 genome encodes:
- a CDS encoding tryptophan 7-halogenase gives MLRRIVIVGGGSAGWMTAGLIAAEHRSLQVTLIESPDVAPIGVGEGTWPSMRDTLRRIGVSESDFFRECDASFKQGSRFNRWVDGGDADCYFHPFSLPQGYGDVNLPEHWQARHPQIPFADLVSYQHHLCVNGRAPKQVVTPEYAAVANYGYHLDAGKFGVFLRKHCLEQLGVHYVPDHVDAINSHADGDIASLQTRQHGALEGELFIDCTGMQSLLLGKHYGIQLIPQQHVLYNDSALAVQIPYPDEHYPIASQTSSTAQSAGWIWDIGLPSRRGVGHVYASTYISDDQAEAELRAYIIQTGGPADIPQPRKLSFQPGYREQFWHRNCVAIGLSAGFIEPLEASALAIVEMSAAMVSDDLPASRAAMDIVAKRFNQAFTYRWERVIDFLKLHYVLSRRRDTAYWRDNTASEAVPERLRELLTLWQHRAPSRSDFYRIEEVFPSASYQYILYGMGFRSDFSRAPKPQEAAMADNYFQEAAAITRKMLGALPDNRALINHIKLHGLQKI, from the coding sequence ATGTTGAGACGCATCGTAATCGTAGGCGGCGGTTCTGCCGGCTGGATGACTGCCGGCCTGATCGCGGCAGAGCATCGCAGCCTGCAGGTCACGCTGATCGAGTCGCCGGACGTGGCGCCGATCGGCGTCGGCGAAGGGACCTGGCCCAGCATGCGCGACACGCTGCGCCGCATCGGCGTGTCCGAATCGGACTTCTTCCGCGAGTGCGACGCTTCCTTCAAGCAGGGCTCGCGCTTCAACCGCTGGGTCGACGGCGGCGACGCCGACTGCTATTTCCATCCGTTCTCGCTGCCGCAAGGCTACGGTGACGTCAACCTGCCCGAGCACTGGCAGGCCCGGCATCCACAGATTCCGTTCGCCGACCTGGTCAGTTACCAGCACCACCTGTGCGTGAACGGGCGCGCGCCCAAGCAGGTGGTGACACCGGAATACGCCGCCGTGGCCAATTACGGCTACCACCTGGACGCCGGCAAGTTCGGCGTGTTCCTGCGCAAGCACTGCCTGGAGCAGCTCGGCGTCCACTACGTGCCGGACCATGTGGATGCGATCAACAGTCACGCCGACGGCGATATCGCCTCGCTGCAGACGCGCCAACACGGTGCGCTCGAAGGTGAACTATTCATCGATTGCACCGGCATGCAGTCCCTGCTGCTGGGCAAGCACTACGGCATCCAGCTGATCCCGCAGCAGCACGTGCTGTACAACGACTCGGCGCTGGCGGTGCAGATCCCTTATCCGGACGAACACTACCCGATCGCCTCGCAGACCTCCTCCACCGCCCAAAGCGCGGGCTGGATCTGGGACATCGGCCTGCCGAGCCGGCGCGGCGTCGGCCACGTCTACGCCAGTACCTATATCAGCGACGACCAGGCCGAAGCGGAACTGCGCGCCTACATCATCCAGACCGGCGGCCCGGCCGACATTCCGCAGCCGCGCAAGCTGAGCTTCCAGCCCGGCTACCGTGAGCAATTCTGGCACCGCAACTGCGTGGCTATCGGCTTGTCGGCAGGCTTCATCGAACCGCTGGAAGCGTCCGCACTGGCCATCGTTGAAATGTCGGCCGCCATGGTCAGCGACGACCTGCCGGCCTCGCGCGCAGCGATGGACATCGTCGCCAAACGCTTCAACCAAGCCTTCACCTACCGCTGGGAACGGGTGATCGATTTCCTCAAGCTGCACTACGTGCTGAGCCGCCGCCGCGACACCGCCTACTGGCGCGACAACACCGCGTCCGAAGCCGTGCCGGAACGCCTGCGCGAGCTGCTGACCCTGTGGCAACACCGCGCGCCTTCGCGCAGCGACTTCTACCGCATCGAGGAAGTATTCCCTTCGGCCAGCTACCAATACATCCTGTACGGCATGGGCTTCCGCAGCGACTTCAGCCGCGCCCCCAAGCCGCAGGAGGCCGCCATGGCCGACAACTATTTCCAGGAAGCTGCAGCAATCACCCGGAAAATGCTGGGGGCCTTGCCCGACAACCGCGCCCTCATCAACCACATCAAGCTTCACGGCTTGCAAAAAATCTAG